CAAGTTATGGCTACGGCTCGTTCAAATTCCAGTCGTAGTCATCGAGCAACCCCTTGCTGTATGTCCGCAGGGACTCGTCCAGGTCTTCTTCCGCGTATTGCCGCAAGTGCTGGACCACGCTCTCCTCGGAACCACCGAAATCCACTCGGAACCACTTGTAAATACTGGAAACGATCAATTTGCCATTAACCATCCGCGCCCCCCTGGGGCTGTTGACATACGCCTTGGCGCCGGCCTGTAGCAGCTCTTCCGTGTTGGCGGCGGTAAAGGCCACGGGCTGCAGGTTCGGGCAGCCAATGCTCGCGCAGTTCACAGCATAATGGATACGGTTGTCCTTGAAGATCGGCCGCAGGATGCGGTGCTCGATATCGTTCAAGCTGACCTTTTCTCCTTTGATGGTGAGCAACTTGGCATCCCACGGGCCATTGCTGAAAAAGCCGGGCGATATGTCGATGTCCATGATGCTTTTTACCGGATAGTGGTCCAGGATGACCTGTATGGTGAGAGCATTGTACAGGTTTATCCAGTAGGCAAATTGCTCCTTTCTGTTCAGTGAGGAAACCTCGACCTGCTGCAGATATTCAAGATATTCCGTAAGCTTTTTCTCGTCCTCCTGCGAGACGTCTCCATAACGAAACAGGTTAATCCCGGAAGGATGGTCGGTGACCAGATACTTTTTCAGTACCAAGTCCCAGGAACGATGGTCGACGGTGGTTGTGCTGTCTGACGCCTGTTCCTGCCAGCGCGGCCAGAGATCTGGGGATGGTGCGGCGTTGACGCAGGAAAGCCAGAATATTGCAAGAAGAACCGGAAAAACAGACAGCGGAAGATGTCTGGATATAACTGGTGAAGGGTTGATATTCTTCATCACATTCCCAATGATTAATGTTAATCGTTTTGCACGGTAAAGCCTACCAAAATGCCGCGATGATTCCGTAGACAAAATTAAGAGCTATTACTACCACGGGAGTTACTGTTCCAAAACCCAGTCCGAGAA
This portion of the Desulfobacterales bacterium genome encodes:
- a CDS encoding DUF547 domain-containing protein, which codes for MKNINPSPVISRHLPLSVFPVLLAIFWLSCVNAAPSPDLWPRWQEQASDSTTTVDHRSWDLVLKKYLVTDHPSGINLFRYGDVSQEDEKKLTEYLEYLQQVEVSSLNRKEQFAYWINLYNALTIQVILDHYPVKSIMDIDISPGFFSNGPWDAKLLTIKGEKVSLNDIEHRILRPIFKDNRIHYAVNCASIGCPNLQPVAFTAANTEELLQAGAKAYVNSPRGARMVNGKLIVSSIYKWFRVDFGGSEESVVQHLRQYAEEDLDESLRTYSKGLLDDYDWNLNEP